A region from the Afifella aestuarii genome encodes:
- a CDS encoding branched-chain amino acid ABC transporter permease, protein MDALILQILNGLDKGAAYALIALGLTLVFGTLGVVNFAHGALFMLGAFCAVTMQKLLTLSTRVRDESITFFEAYKEVPYLESWLGDTGRMIIDYSVPLSILLTIPVMMLVGVVMERGLIRHFYKRSHAEQILVTFGLAIVLQEIIKAIFGANPVPVPAPPAVAGSASIGEWFGLGPAISYPWWRLVYLAFSLVILAAVFAFLQLTTFGMTVRAGMRDRETVGLLGIDIEKRFIIVFALAAIVAGLAGAMYAPILAPNYHLGMDFLVISFVVVVVGGMGSLGGAVAAGFLLGILQSFASMTEVKSILPGIDQIIIYLVAVVILLVRPRGLMGRSGIMET, encoded by the coding sequence ATGGACGCGCTTATTCTTCAAATTTTGAACGGTCTCGACAAAGGCGCCGCCTATGCGCTCATCGCGCTCGGTCTGACGCTCGTCTTCGGGACGCTCGGTGTCGTCAACTTCGCCCATGGGGCGCTTTTCATGCTCGGCGCTTTCTGCGCCGTGACCATGCAGAAGCTTCTGACCCTGTCGACGCGGGTTCGCGACGAGAGCATCACCTTCTTCGAAGCCTATAAGGAAGTCCCGTATCTGGAGAGCTGGCTCGGCGATACGGGGCGGATGATCATCGATTATTCGGTGCCGCTTTCGATCCTCCTGACGATCCCCGTGATGATGCTCGTCGGCGTCGTCATGGAGCGCGGCCTCATCCGGCATTTCTACAAGCGCAGCCATGCCGAGCAGATCCTCGTCACCTTCGGCCTCGCGATCGTGCTGCAGGAGATCATCAAGGCAATCTTCGGCGCCAACCCTGTGCCGGTGCCGGCACCGCCGGCCGTTGCCGGCTCCGCGTCGATCGGCGAATGGTTCGGCCTCGGCCCGGCGATCTCCTATCCGTGGTGGCGTCTCGTCTATCTCGCCTTCTCTCTCGTCATTCTCGCCGCCGTCTTCGCCTTTCTGCAGCTCACCACCTTCGGCATGACCGTTCGGGCGGGCATGCGCGACCGCGAGACGGTCGGGCTTCTCGGCATCGACATCGAAAAGCGCTTCATCATCGTGTTTGCGCTGGCGGCGATCGTCGCCGGCCTCGCCGGTGCGATGTACGCGCCGATTCTCGCGCCCAACTACCATCTCGGCATGGACTTTCTGGTGATCTCCTTCGTCGTCGTGGTGGTCGGCGGCATGGGATCGCTCGGCGGCGCGGTCGCGGCAGGCTTCCTTCTCGGCATCCTGCAATCCTTCGCCTCCATGACGGAGGTGAAATCGATCCTGCCGGGCATCGATCAGATCATCATCTATCTCGTCGCCGTCGTGATCCTCTTGGTGCGCCCGCGCGGTTTGATGGGCCGCTCCGGGATCATGGAGACCTAA
- a CDS encoding branched-chain amino acid ABC transporter permease has protein sequence MTPVDKDWIAIVAFTIIILAMPWWLQPLGAAYPDLMQKFAIYGIFALGFNLLFGLTGYLSFGHAAFLGVGSYAAVWSFKLFTMNIIPAVLFAMLIAGVLAVVIGFISLRRSGIYFSILTLALAQMCYNLAYSVLTPITNGETGLRVLRDDPRYLDAAFGAEHQGVLLGNLFGESMVGYPGFYLCAVLLIIAFYIALRIMRSPYGMMLRAIKSNQNRMIYTGFNPRPYMLTIFIISGMYAGLAGALLAITDPLAGAERMQWTASGEVVLMTILGGAGTISGPILGAAIIKYFENIFSALNDSALASAFSFLPHSVQEFVVTILSPFVGEGWHLTLGLLFMVIVIFLPGGIMEGIRRTYRFLRGHGRGSKTQTDLQAAE, from the coding sequence ATGACGCCGGTCGACAAGGACTGGATCGCCATCGTCGCCTTCACGATCATCATCCTTGCCATGCCGTGGTGGCTGCAGCCGCTCGGCGCCGCCTATCCGGACCTCATGCAGAAGTTCGCGATCTACGGCATCTTCGCGCTCGGCTTCAATCTGCTCTTCGGCCTGACGGGCTACCTCTCCTTCGGGCACGCCGCCTTTCTCGGCGTCGGCTCCTATGCGGCGGTGTGGTCGTTCAAGCTCTTCACCATGAACATCATCCCGGCGGTCCTCTTCGCGATGCTGATCGCCGGGGTTCTCGCCGTCGTCATCGGCTTCATCAGCCTCAGACGGTCGGGCATCTACTTCTCGATCCTGACGCTCGCGCTTGCCCAGATGTGCTACAATCTCGCCTATTCGGTCTTGACGCCGATCACCAACGGCGAGACCGGTCTGCGCGTCTTGCGCGACGATCCGCGCTATCTCGACGCCGCCTTCGGTGCCGAGCATCAGGGCGTGCTTCTCGGCAATCTCTTCGGCGAGAGCATGGTCGGATATCCGGGCTTCTATCTGTGCGCGGTGCTTCTCATCATCGCCTTCTACATCGCGCTTCGGATCATGCGCTCCCCCTACGGCATGATGCTGCGGGCCATCAAATCGAACCAGAACCGCATGATCTATACGGGCTTCAACCCGCGTCCCTACATGCTGACGATCTTCATCATCTCCGGCATGTATGCGGGGCTTGCGGGCGCGCTCCTTGCCATCACCGATCCGCTGGCCGGGGCGGAACGCATGCAGTGGACGGCCTCGGGCGAGGTCGTGCTGATGACCATTCTCGGCGGTGCCGGCACCATTTCCGGACCGATCCTCGGGGCGGCCATCATCAAATATTTCGAGAACATCTTCTCGGCCCTGAACGACAGCGCGCTCGCCTCGGCCTTCTCGTTCCTGCCGCACAGCGTCCAGGAATTCGTCGTCACTATTCTGAGCCCCTTCGTCGGCGAGGGATGGCATCTGACGCTCGGCCTCCTCTTCATGGTGATCGTCATCTTCCTGCCCGGCGGCATCATGGAAGGCATCCGGCGGACCTACCGCTTCCTGCGCGGGCATGGACGCGGATCGAAGACGCAGACCGATCTGCAGGCTGCAGAGTGA
- a CDS encoding ABC transporter ATP-binding protein, producing the protein MTNAVLHVSEVQKSFGGLRALTDIELQVEQGKTHAIIGPNGAGKSTLLNVCIGRLPPDSGTVTFDGHLITGRPPYEINQLGVARVFQTPEIFPDLSLLQNVMVPAFAKRDGTFRMSALSSLEKETDLRDEAEKLLEDVGLLQFYAKLASSLSRGDKRRLELAMCLIQHPKLLLLDEPTAGMSRHDTNRTIDLLKQIKERGMTKVIIEHDMHVVFSLADRISVLAQGKIIAEGTPDEVRGSPRVQEAYLGGAH; encoded by the coding sequence ATGACCAACGCAGTCCTGCATGTGTCGGAAGTGCAAAAGAGCTTTGGGGGCCTTCGCGCCCTCACCGACATCGAGCTCCAGGTGGAACAGGGCAAAACCCACGCCATCATCGGGCCGAACGGCGCCGGCAAATCGACGCTTCTCAATGTGTGCATCGGGCGGCTGCCGCCCGATTCCGGCACCGTCACCTTCGATGGGCATCTCATCACCGGGCGGCCGCCCTACGAGATCAACCAGCTCGGTGTGGCGCGCGTCTTTCAGACGCCGGAGATCTTTCCCGATCTCTCGCTTCTGCAGAACGTCATGGTGCCGGCCTTCGCCAAGCGCGACGGAACGTTCCGCATGAGCGCGCTTTCCTCGCTCGAAAAGGAGACGGATCTGCGCGACGAGGCGGAGAAGCTTCTGGAGGATGTCGGGCTTCTGCAGTTCTACGCCAAGCTCGCCTCCAGCCTGTCGCGCGGCGACAAGCGACGGCTCGAACTCGCCATGTGTCTCATCCAGCATCCGAAGCTTCTGCTTCTCGACGAGCCGACGGCGGGCATGTCGCGGCACGACACCAACCGCACCATCGATCTTCTCAAGCAGATCAAGGAGCGCGGCATGACCAAGGTGATCATCGAGCACGACATGCATGTCGTGTTCTCACTTGCCGACCGCATCTCGGTTCTGGCGCAGGGCAAGATCATCGCCGAAGGGACGCCCGACGAAGTGCGCGGCAGCCCGCGCGTGCAGGAAGCCTATCTGGGAGGAGCGCATTGA
- a CDS encoding ABC transporter ATP-binding protein, translating into MIERTGYEEGAFFSCRDLHAYYGESYIVQGVSFSIQEREVLALLGRNGAGKTSTLRTIARASNPELRQGEIWLKDQALHKMVDYQAARAGVVLVPEDRRIIPGLTVEENLVLARIEEPRGWEIEEVYERFPRLAERRNQEATTMSGGEQQMLAVARALVRDLKLLLLDEPYEGLAPVIVREIEKIVAEIKEIGITTVIVEQNAVAALQLADRAMILDMGEVVYEGTAKEVLENEDLRHEYLAV; encoded by the coding sequence ATGATCGAGAGAACTGGCTACGAAGAAGGCGCCTTCTTTTCCTGCCGCGATCTGCATGCCTATTACGGCGAGAGCTATATCGTGCAGGGCGTCAGCTTCTCCATCCAGGAGAGGGAGGTGCTCGCCCTTCTCGGGCGCAACGGCGCCGGCAAGACCTCGACCTTGCGCACCATCGCGCGCGCCAGCAATCCCGAACTCAGGCAGGGCGAGATCTGGCTCAAGGATCAGGCGCTGCACAAGATGGTCGACTATCAGGCGGCGCGGGCCGGCGTCGTGCTGGTGCCGGAGGATCGGCGCATCATTCCGGGGCTGACGGTGGAAGAAAACCTCGTCCTCGCCCGCATCGAGGAGCCGCGCGGCTGGGAAATCGAAGAGGTTTACGAGCGTTTTCCGCGGCTTGCCGAGCGGCGCAACCAGGAAGCCACGACGATGTCGGGCGGCGAACAGCAGATGCTGGCGGTCGCCCGCGCGCTGGTGCGCGATCTGAAGCTCCTGCTCCTCGACGAGCCCTATGAGGGGCTGGCGCCTGTCATCGTGCGGGAGATCGAAAAGATCGTGGCCGAGATCAAGGAGATCGGCATCACCACGGTGATCGTGGAGCAGAACGCCGTCGCCGCCCTGCAGCTCGCCGACCGGGCGATGATCCTCGACATGGGCGAGGTGGTCTATGAGGGGACGGCGAAGGAAGTCCTCGAGAACGAGGATCTCAGGCACGAATATCTGGCTGTGTGA
- a CDS encoding phosphodiester glycosidase family protein has product MRRFLSLLLAGLTIPSALLGPAFAAGQNCEVTRDGERSYAVCRFDPATDDVRLYLNDATGKPYGSFRALKSALESEGKRLVFAMNGGMYHEDFSPVGLYIEDGRTVKSANTNKGPGNFHMLPNGIFWIGGGKAGVLETEAYLRRKPPADFATQSGPMLLIDGKRHPRFLKDSDSAKKRNGVCVTKKGEIVFAVSEGPVTFWEFSGFFKDRIGCDNALFLDGSISSLYAPELRRADGFFPLGPIIAVTAEK; this is encoded by the coding sequence ATGCGCAGATTTCTTTCCCTGCTTCTTGCGGGCCTCACCATTCCCTCCGCCCTTCTCGGCCCCGCCTTTGCCGCCGGCCAGAATTGCGAGGTGACGCGCGACGGCGAACGCTCCTATGCCGTCTGCCGCTTCGATCCCGCAACCGACGACGTCCGCCTTTATCTCAACGACGCGACGGGCAAGCCCTATGGCTCGTTCCGGGCGCTGAAATCGGCGCTCGAGAGCGAGGGAAAGCGTCTCGTCTTCGCCATGAACGGCGGCATGTACCACGAGGATTTCTCGCCGGTCGGCCTTTATATCGAAGACGGCCGCACGGTGAAGAGCGCCAACACCAACAAGGGCCCCGGCAATTTCCACATGCTGCCGAACGGCATCTTCTGGATCGGCGGCGGCAAAGCGGGGGTTCTGGAGACGGAGGCCTATCTGCGCCGCAAGCCGCCGGCGGATTTCGCCACCCAGTCCGGCCCGATGCTCCTCATCGACGGCAAGCGCCATCCACGTTTCCTGAAGGATAGCGACAGCGCCAAGAAAAGAAACGGCGTCTGCGTCACCAAAAAGGGCGAGATCGTTTTCGCGGTCTCGGAAGGCCCGGTGACGTTCTGGGAGTTTTCAGGCTTCTTCAAGGACCGGATCGGCTGCGACAACGCTCTCTTCCTCGACGGCTCGATTTCGAGCCTCTACGCCCCCGAGCTGCGCCGCGCCGACGGTTTCTTCCCGCTCGGCCCGATCATCGCCGTGACGGCAGAGAAGTAG